In a single window of the Fusarium falciforme chromosome 3, complete sequence genome:
- a CDS encoding Carbonic anhydrase, with amino-acid sequence MAGSLVLRIGLLAVLASKAWASCAYGTLLHPRAEEGTVDVNIFGYTGEIGPTKWVALSAENALCSTGTNQSPIDMVDGAFTIIPAAELGLSIPDMPEGTEFENLGTTVEVVAGEGTMAFGGVTYTLQQFHFHLPSEHLDNGTSMAMEMHMVWEGAAGEIAVIGAFIDIEDGAGGEAGAAPNATAPAAPVNTTPEAVNSTPEPAATPEAQQVHRRRDGFLKMLRKKSVKKTQEKRQLPSIQGHFFLVNTPSTSVVTASTLLETVLGSVEEISEPGTVTKTQPLIMSELVNTLAAGSFQTYNGSLTTPPCSEGVRWLVSDQKLSIQTATFSKTRTVIGFNSRFPQGALGEPNVLQQ; translated from the exons ATGGCTGGCTCTTTGGTTCTTCGGATCGGGCTCCTTGCGGTCCTTGCGTCCAAGGCATGGGCATCTTGCGCCTACGGGACCTTGTTGCATCCAAGGGCCGAGGAGGGAACAGTCGACGTCAACATTTTTGGATACACGGGCGAAATT GGCCCAACGAAATGGGTGGCACTGAGCGCCGAGAACGCCCTCTGCTCTACCGGCACGAACCAGTCTCCCATCGACATGGTTGACGGAGCTTTCACAATTATCCCTGCCGCTGAGCTCGGCCTCTCTATCCCCGACATGCCTGAAGGCACTGAATTCGAGAACCTGGGCACCACGGTCGAGGTTGTCGCGGGCGAGGGCACCATGGCGTTTGGCGGCGTCACGTACACCCTCCAGCAGTTCCACTTTCACCTGCCCAGCGAGCACCTGGACAACGGCACCAGCATGGCCATGGAAATGCACATGGTCTGGGAGGGCGCTGCTGGCGAGATTGCTGTCATTGGCGCCTTTATCGACATCGAGGACGGAGCTGGAGGCGAGGCCGGTGCTGCCCCCAACGCGACAGCCCCTGCAGCTCCGGTCAACACCACCCCAGAGGCGGTCAACTCTACCCCGGAGCCTGCCGCTACTCCGGAGGCTCAGCAGGTGCATCGCAGGAGGGATGGATTCTTGAAGATGCTCCGCAAGAAGTCAGTCAAGAAGACCCAGGAGAAGCGACAACTGCCCTCTATCCAAGGccacttcttcctcgtcaacaCGCCGTCAACCAGCGTCGTCACGGCTTCGACGCTCCTCGAGACCGTCCTGGGTTCCGTGGAGGAGATTTCAGAGCCCGGAACCGTCACCAAGACGCAGCCTCTCATCATGTCCGAGCTGGTCAACACTCTGGCAGCAGGGTCGTTCCAAAC GTACAATGGATCTTTGACGACCCCTCCCTGCAGCGAAGGCGTGAGATGGCTGGTTTCGGACCAAAAGCTGTCAATTCAGACGGCTACATTTAGCAAGACCCGGACTGTGATTGGATTCAACTCCCGGTTTCCCCAGGGTGCGCTTGGCGAGCCGAACGTCCTCCAACAGTAA
- a CDS encoding HET domain-containing protein, producing MSTTSAGTGMRIERSNPDDAAIEFSPNFAFRPPSNKKLCGACQGIFRGVLGLHGDQLPDVNSDIVRQVDMIFKKTSLPDQQLHVSLEELENCRCSLCQLFSSQMSSMDRARWRTADLNDKSRPGGNTSVYWRVDSISRDKIKFGLFRQTYGNNPFPLIIVQRIPDTALIQPESGPEKLMHNDDGPVVGSTADAMMTRVHQWLSQCLTSHAGCESATSSWFPSRLIQVGDEKTSPSIRLRANVPTSAQYATLSHCLGQTPTLRLLQNNVAAFQTELPMNRMPRTYRDAIAVVKQLGWEYLWIDSLCILQDDGNDWHAECAEMHLIYKNGICNISASHAEDSEGGLFSERNPEYLEPPTVQTEWTNWANGHFVCINPQHM from the exons ATGTCAACCACAAGCGCTGGAACGGGCATGCGCATCGAGCGCTCGAATCCAGACGACGCTGCAATTGAGTTTTCGCCAAACTTTGCCTTTCGTCCCCCGTCAAACAAGAAGCTGTGCGGAGCATGCCAAGGTATTTTTCGCGGAGTCTTGGGTCTCCATGGCGACCAATTACCCGACGTCAATAGCGACATTGTCCGTCAGGTTGATATGATTTTCAAGAAAACGTCACTTCCTGACCAACAACTCCACGTGTCATTGGAAGAGCTGGAAAACTGCCGCTGCAGCCTTTGTCAGTTGTTCTCGAGCCAAATGTCCTCGATGGACCGGGCAAGGTGGCGGACCGCCGATTTGAATGATAAGAGTCGACCGGGCGGCAATACGAGCGTCTACTGGAGGGTTGATTCAATATCGAGAGATAAAATCAAGTTCGGCCTCTTTCGACAGACCTATGGCAACAACCCATTTCCGCTCATCATTGTCCAGCGCATCCCAG ACACGGCGCTTATTCAACCTGAGTCGGGTCCAGAGAAGTTGATGCACAACGATGATGGTCCGGTTGTAGGGTCAACGGCTGACGCCATGATGACTCGCGTACATCAGTGGCTGTCACAGTGCCTCACATCGCATGCGGGTTGTGAAAGTGCGACGTCCTCGTGGTTTCCCAGCCGTCTCATCCAAGTCGGAGACGAAAAGACGTCGCCATCCATACGACTTCGCGCCAACGTTCCAACGTCGGCCCAGTACGCAACACTGAGCCATTGTTTGGGTCAAACTCCCACTTTAAGGCTTCTCCAGAACAATGTTGCAGCTTTTCAGACTGAGCTGCCAATGAACCGCATGCCACGGACGTACCGTGACGCTATTGCCGTGGTGAAACAGCTCGGATGGGAGTACTTGTGGATCGATTCGCTGTGTATCCTCCAAGACGACGGCAATGATTGGCACGCAGAATGCGCAGAGATGCACCTCATCTACAAAAACGGCATCTGTAATATCTCGGCGTCCCATGCTGAGGACAGCGAAGGCGGTTTGTTCAGCGAGAGGAACCCAGAATATCTTGAACCACCGACGGTGCAGACCGAGTGGACAAACTGGGCGAACGGCCACTTCGTCTGTATCAACCCGCAGCACATGTGA
- a CDS encoding MFS domain-containing protein: protein MVVYVGFLAAGSALGPIIAGAVAHGVGDWRWYQRILAIAVAVNLLGSIFMLPETTHDSMGMSGPAMVEDGDTDSKAEATANEFASGSGQEPNPPDDGSLSQTLRKEWVKRSFSAHYVTMDWKAALLAFVRPLQLIALPQVVVTTLVFGLTIGWTVIIAVILAVVYAPPPLLWSSLHVGLLSLAPLTGLLIGLPVGGALADMLFNRHDKKSQEVHDPAVRLPAVIIGGLVSPAGCLVLGYGLQHPHTWIQVCVGWAMLAFGLTGSANVLLTYAVDSLPVRAGDIGTLLNVTKNSLGFGVSYASVSWMQKSGTASQFATMAGLLWFCYLLVIPLWLYRAALVRLMTRWY, encoded by the coding sequence ATGGTTGTCTATGTGGGGTTTCTTGCAGCTGGCTCGGCTCTTGGACCCATCATTGCCGGTGCTGTTGCGCATGGCGTGGGCGATTGGAGATGGTATCAGCGGATCTTGGCGATTGCTGTTGCCGTCAATCTTCTTGGATCCATCTTCATGCTTCCAGAAACAACACACGACTCGATGGGTATGAGTGGACCAGCCATGGTAGAAGATGGCGATACAGATTCCAAGGCGGAGGCCACAGCCAATGAGTTTGCGTCAGGCTCTGGACAAGAGCCCAATCCTCCCGATGATGGTTCTCTATCTCAAACTCTTAGGAAGGAGTGGGTCAAGAGATCCTTTTCGGCCCATTATGTCACGATGGATTGGAAGGCGGCTTTGCTTGCATTTGTCAGACCACTGCAACTTATCGCTCTCCCGCAGGTCGTGGTCACGACTCTCGTCTTCGGCTTGACGATTGGCTGGACTGTGATTATCGCTGTCATCTTGGCTGTGGTATACGCACCGCCTCCGTTGCTCTGGAGCTCCTTGCATGTTGGACTTCTCAGTCTCGCGCCCTTGACGGGGCTTCTCATCGGGCTCCCCGTCGGCGGGGCTTTGGCCGACATGTTGTTCAACAGACACGACAAGAAATCCCAAGAAGTGCACGACCCAGCCGTTAGATTACCAGCCGTAATAATTGGTGGATTGGTGAGCCCTGCAGGCTGCCTCGTACTCGGTTATGGGCTACAGCATCCTCATACTTGGATCCAAGTCTGCGTCGGATGGGCTATGCTGGCTTTCGGCTTGACGGGATCAGCTAACGTCTTGTTGACGTATGCCGTTGACAGTCTGCCTGTTCGGGCTGGAGATATTGGTACCCTTTTGAATGTGACCAAGAATTCACTTGGGTTTGGTGTCTCATACGCATCAGTCAGCTGGATGCAGAAGTCTGGAACTGCCAGCCAATTCGCCACCATGGCAGGCCTTTTGTGGTTTTGCTATTTGCTCGTCATCCCGCTGTGGCTTTATAGAGCTGCATTGGTCCGACTAATGACTCGTTGGTATtga